In the genome of Candidatus Aenigmatarchaeota archaeon, one region contains:
- the hxsB gene encoding His-Xaa-Ser system radical SAM maturase HxsB → MAISYFDYFGTEDFKINNFSFKKFDDNHVLVTTIHGGWIVLDKREFDLLRFGKLQEDPILFKKLEKEGIILTGNNEQNVVNAFKSRQSFLFSSVNLHIISPTLRCNQRCVYCHAKSKPLDSHGFDMDEETAKATVDFIFQAPVNSMSIEFQGGEPLVNFPIVEYIIEYSKELAKKKKKFVRFIMVTNLTLMDHDILKYLIENKVSLCTSLDGPEKVHNKNRKYFGGSGTYKDVVHWIDVIKKEYKYPLEALPTTTKFSLKYPKEIVDEYVERGFRLIRMRSLNNAGMAHELWKKIGYTPEEYVEFWKNALEHTIELYNKGVNIKENMSVLVTRKFLTRNYPNYTCWGNPCGAALSQCAYDYEGNIYACDEARSFDVFRIGNVKESNYKDVFLSDIVGKIVSASSGLLNGCEGCVWHPFCGFCMVCTFGQQGNIIGNMGIDNECKIRKSILEHILRKIVFSEKDRGILINWALGREGI, encoded by the coding sequence TTGGCTATAAGTTATTTTGACTATTTTGGAACCGAGGATTTCAAGATAAACAATTTTTCATTCAAGAAATTTGATGATAATCATGTATTAGTGACTACCATTCATGGGGGATGGATCGTCCTTGATAAAAGGGAATTTGATCTCTTGAGGTTTGGGAAGTTACAAGAAGATCCAATACTTTTCAAGAAACTTGAGAAGGAAGGAATAATATTGACTGGAAACAATGAACAAAATGTTGTAAATGCCTTCAAATCAAGACAATCTTTCCTATTTTCCTCTGTAAATCTCCACATAATATCACCAACTCTCAGATGCAATCAAAGGTGTGTTTATTGTCATGCAAAATCCAAGCCATTGGATTCACATGGTTTTGACATGGATGAAGAAACAGCCAAAGCAACTGTCGATTTTATCTTTCAGGCACCAGTAAACTCAATGAGTATAGAATTCCAGGGAGGGGAACCACTGGTCAATTTTCCCATTGTTGAATATATAATAGAATATTCAAAGGAGTTGGCCAAGAAAAAGAAAAAGTTTGTTAGGTTTATTATGGTTACAAATCTAACATTGATGGATCATGATATACTGAAGTATTTGATTGAAAATAAAGTCTCACTTTGCACATCCTTGGACGGCCCTGAAAAGGTCCACAACAAGAATAGAAAGTATTTTGGGGGGAGTGGTACATACAAGGATGTGGTCCATTGGATAGATGTGATAAAAAAGGAATATAAATACCCACTGGAAGCACTTCCGACAACAACCAAATTCTCCCTTAAATATCCGAAAGAGATTGTAGATGAATATGTGGAAAGGGGTTTCAGACTCATAAGGATGAGGAGTCTTAATAATGCTGGAATGGCCCATGAACTTTGGAAAAAAATTGGATACACCCCAGAAGAATATGTGGAATTCTGGAAAAATGCTCTTGAGCATACCATAGAACTTTATAATAAAGGTGTGAATATAAAGGAGAACATGAGTGTTTTAGTTACCAGGAAGTTTTTGACAAGGAATTATCCAAATTACACTTGTTGGGGGAACCCTTGTGGGGCTGCACTTTCCCAATGTGCATATGATTATGAGGGAAATATATATGCATGTGATGAGGCTAGATCATTCGATGTCTTCAGGATAGGAAATGTCAAGGAAAGCAATTACAAGGATGTTTTCCTCTCTGATATTGTTGGAAAGATTGTAAGTGCTTCTTCTGGTTTGCTGAATGGATGTGAGGGGTGTGTGTGGCATCCATTTTGCGGGTTCTGTATGGTCTGCACTTTTGGGCAGCAGGGGAATATAATAGGGAATATGGGAATTGACAATGAATGCAAGATCAGGAAATCCATACTTGAGCACATTCTAAGAAAAATTGTCTTTTCGGAAAAAGATAGGGGAATTCTAATTAATTGGGCTTTAGGAAGAGAGGGGATTTGA